One Xyrauchen texanus isolate HMW12.3.18 chromosome 2, RBS_HiC_50CHRs, whole genome shotgun sequence genomic window carries:
- the ddx47 gene encoding probable ATP-dependent RNA helicase DDX47, translating into MAEQRETNTEEEKINTQTAEDNTTEDTNIEDTNTEDTNTEERHVSFRDLGVTEVLCEACDQLGWKKPTKIQVEAIPVALEGRDVIGLAETGSGKTGAFALPILQSLLESAQRLHSLILTPTRELAFQISEQFEALGSSIGVKTAVIVGGIDMMSQSLVLAKKPHVIIATPGRLIDHLENTKGFNLRALKYLVMDEADRILNMDFESEVDKILKVIPRERRTFLFSATMTKKVQKLQRAALRDAVKCAVNTKYATVEKLQQYYIFIPSKYKDCYLVSILNELAGNSFMVFCSTCNNAQRVALLLRNLGITAIPLHGQMSQNKRLGSLNKFKSKSRSVLLATDVASRGLDIPHVDCVINFDIPTHSKDYIHRVGRTARAGRSGKSITFVTQYDVELFQRIEVLIGKKLPAFPTQEEEVMMLMERVSEAQRFARIEMKEQGEKRKRPKAGEEAAEDGEQSSGVRKKVKGGAFRGGRGGGGRGGGGRGGGSRGGGSRRGR; encoded by the exons ATGGCGGAGCAGAGAGAAACGAATACAGAagaagagaaaataaacacacaaactgcCGAAGACAAcacaacagaagacacaaacattGAAGACACAAACACTGAAGACACAAACACTGAAGAGAGACACGTGAGCTTCAGAGATCTG ggtgTCACTGAAGTTCTCTGTGAAGCTTGTGATCAGTTGGGCTGGAAGAAGCCGACCAAGATCCAGGTGGAGGCCATTCCTGTCGCTCTAGAAG gtcgTGATGTCATCGGTTTAGCAGAGACCGGTTCAGGGAAGACCGGAGCGTTTGCTCTTCCTATCCTTCAGTCTCTCCTGGAGTCTGCGCAGCGGCTGCATTCACTCATTCTGACACCCACACGAGAACTCGCCTTCCAGATCTCTGAGCAGTTTGAGGCGCTCGGCTCCAGCATCGGCGTCAAGACAG ctgTGATTGTTGGAGGGATCGATATGATGTCACAGTCGCTGGTTTTGGCTAAGAAACCTCACGTCATCATCG CGACTCCGGGACGATTGATTGATCACCTGGAAAATACAAAAGGGTTCAACCTGCGAGCGCTCAAATATCTGGTGATGGATGAAGCCGACCGCATTCTTAACATGGACTTTGAGTCTGAG GTGGACAAAATCCTGAAGGTGATTCCCCGAGAACGACGAACTTTTCTGTTTTCAGCCACCATGACTAAAAAG GTGCAGAAACTGCAGCGAGCGGCACTTCGTGATGCCGTCAAATGTGCCGTTAACACCAAATACGCCACCGTGGAAAAACTCCAACAGTATTACATATTCATCCCGTCCAAATACAAG gacTGTTATCTGGTTTCTATTCTCAATGAATTGGCTGGAAACTCCTTCATGGTTTTCTGCAGCACGTGTAATAACGCCCAGCGTGTGGCGCTGTTGCTCAGAAACCTCGGCATCACCGCCATCCCGCTGCACGGACAGATGAGTCAG aacaagCGTTTAGGATCTCTAAACAAGTTCAAGTCAAAGTCTCGCTCAGTGCTGCTGGCGACTGATGTGGCATCTCGCGGCCTCGATATTCCTCACGTAGACTGTGTCATCAACTTTGACATCCCCACACACtcaaag GATTACATTCATCGTGTCGGCCGAACAGCGCGAGCTGGCAGATCTGGGAAATCCATCACGTTTGTCACACA GTATGACGTTGAGCTCTTCCAGCGGATTGAAGTGTTGATTGGGAAGAAACTGCCCGCCTTCCCCACACAGGAAGAGGAAGTGATGATGCTCATGGAGCGAGTGAGCGAAGCTCAAAGATTTGCGCGGATT GAGATGAAAGAACAAGGTGAGAAACGGAAAAGACCAAAAGCGGGAGAGGAAGCGGCTGAAGACGGCGAGCAGTCGAGTGGTGTGAGGAAGAAAGTGAAGGGCGGCGCGTTCAGAGGCGGGAGAGGTGGCGGCGGGAGAGGTGGCGGCGGGAGAGGTGGCGGCTCGAGAGGTGGCGGCTCGAGAAGAGGCCGCTGA
- the LOC127653673 gene encoding interferon a3-like isoform X5 has translation MISSESLTLLSQMGAEHPVGNVRFPGALYKLIGKAKVEDQVRFLALTFGHIIHLMDDREHMNSVKWNHKTIDNFLNVLHRQSSELKECVSQYHKSSHKESYEIRINRHFRDLMKILKKKEYSAQGWEQIRRAVRSHLNRMDIIASHLKTLLRY, from the exons ATGATAAGCTCGGAGTCTCTGACCCTGCTTTCCCAAATG GGTGCAGAACATCCTGTAGGAAATGTGCGATTTCCCGGGGCCCTGTACAAATTGATTGGCAAGGCTAAG GTGGAAGACCAGGTGAGGTTTCTTGCCTTGACCTTTGGCCATATCATCCACCTCATGGATGACAGAGAGCACATGAATTCAGTGAAATGGAACCACAAGACCATTGATAATTTTCTAAATGTCCTGCACAGGCAGTCATCTGAACTAAAAGAATGT gTGTCTCAATACCATAAATCATCACACAAAGAGTCTTACGAGATAAGAATAAACAGGCACTTCAGGGATTTAATGAAAATTCTAAAGAAAAAG GAATACAGTGCTCAGGGATGGGAACAGATCCGGAGAGCTGTGAGAAGTCACCTTAATAGGATGGACATCATTGCAAGCCATTTAAAGACCCTgctgagatattaa
- the LOC127653673 gene encoding interferon a3-like isoform X6: MISSESLTLLSQMGAEHPVGNVRFPGALYKLIGKAKVEDQVRFLALTFGHIIHLMDDREHMNSVKWNHKTIDNFLNVLHRQSSELKECVSQYHKSSHKESYEIRINRHFRDLMKILKKKEYSAQGWEQIRRAVRSHLNRMDIIASHLKTLLRY; the protein is encoded by the exons GGTGCAGAACATCCTGTAGGAAATGTGCGATTTCCCGGGGCCCTGTACAAATTGATTGGCAAGGCTAAG GTGGAAGACCAGGTGAGGTTTCTTGCCTTGACCTTTGGCCATATCATCCACCTCATGGATGACAGAGAGCACATGAATTCAGTGAAATGGAACCACAAGACCATTGATAATTTTCTAAATGTCCTGCACAGGCAGTCATCTGAACTAAAAGAATGT gTGTCTCAATACCATAAATCATCACACAAAGAGTCTTACGAGATAAGAATAAACAGGCACTTCAGGGATTTAATGAAAATTCTAAAGAAAAAG GAATACAGTGCTCAGGGATGGGAACAGATCCGGAGAGCTGTGAGAAGTCACCTTAATAGGATGGACATCATTGCAAGCCATTTAAAGACCCTgctgagatattaa
- the LOC127653673 gene encoding interferon a3-like isoform X1, whose translation MCAMMKQSQMWTYMFVIFFTLQSQCNACEWLGRYKMISSESLTLLSQMGAEHPVGNVRFPGALYKLIGKAKVEDQVRFLALTFGHIIHLMDDREHMNSVKWNHKTIDNFLNVLHRQSSELKECVSQYHKSSHKESYEIRINRHFRDLMKILKKKEYSAQGWEQIRRAVRSHLNRMDIIASHLKTLLRY comes from the exons ATGTGTGCAATGATGAAACAATCCCAAATGTGGACGTACatgtttgttatattttttactcTGCAGAGTCAATGCAATGCCTGCGAGTGGCTCGGCCGGTACAAGATGATAAGCTCGGAGTCTCTGACCCTGCTTTCCCAAATG GGTGCAGAACATCCTGTAGGAAATGTGCGATTTCCCGGGGCCCTGTACAAATTGATTGGCAAGGCTAAG GTGGAAGACCAGGTGAGGTTTCTTGCCTTGACCTTTGGCCATATCATCCACCTCATGGATGACAGAGAGCACATGAATTCAGTGAAATGGAACCACAAGACCATTGATAATTTTCTAAATGTCCTGCACAGGCAGTCATCTGAACTAAAAGAATGT gTGTCTCAATACCATAAATCATCACACAAAGAGTCTTACGAGATAAGAATAAACAGGCACTTCAGGGATTTAATGAAAATTCTAAAGAAAAAG GAATACAGTGCTCAGGGATGGGAACAGATCCGGAGAGCTGTGAGAAGTCACCTTAATAGGATGGACATCATTGCAAGCCATTTAAAGACCCTgctgagatattaa